In Topomyia yanbarensis strain Yona2022 chromosome 2, ASM3024719v1, whole genome shotgun sequence, one DNA window encodes the following:
- the LOC131679456 gene encoding transmembrane protease serine 9-like, with product MSYSALYTRFVLSIFCVVNYYGFVESDFRIVGGYQDNIKNVPYLVSLNSEAYKGHFCAGSLITPKWVLTAAHCVQTVTADDITVRAGSSHRNKGGEARKVKRILEHDDYQRKYEKDFDFALLELTDEFPMTRKISTIKLASQLDKYYSNEMCKVSGWGLNKDKTEKHQPLKSAMVPLQSTELCKTQHFPKKITVSMMCAGGDGNDACQGDSGGPLVCNAKLVGVVSWGKGCGIEEFFGVYGSVSMIRIWINQETGAWIKLAICRMSSSLITYIWFVLFMFSVVNDGSFVFCSEFRIVGGRLNRINNLPYLVSLNSEAYEGHFCGGTLITPIWVLTAAHCLQSVTPDDITVRAGSTHRNKGGLTRKVKRIIIHKDYQRLIEKDYDFALLELKDAFPMTHKISTIKLASSMDSYYKGEMCKVSGWGTTKDEKQSQQPLKTAMVPLQNTDVCRAQHAPKQITDSMFCAGGNGNDACQGDSGGPLVCEEKLVGVVSWGKGCGLKDWYGVYAAITMVRVWINQETANLELLLKMSSSSKWCGWTIRYVFCMLFIVNCSSFIKTDNRIVGGRLESIKNVPYVVAIGSPMFGGHFCGGSIISSSWVLSAAHCFEGKRPEGIVIRAGSDSKSEGGTVRGLKRIIMHPGFSYATKNDDFALLELSSALPRASGIAPIELSKITDPHHAEEACKVSGWGETEDPRQSHKPLKTAIVRLMNTQRCKAVNHPVKIYDAMVCAVANGGASCQGDSGGPLNCGGKLFGVVSWNRGCTSRKYPGVYATVTSARSWILHNTGV from the exons ATGAGCTATTCAGCATTGTACACCCGATTCGTGCTTTCCATATTTTGCGTCGTAAATTACTATGGTTTTGTTGAATCAGATTTCAGAATCGTCGGTGGTTATCAagataatataaaaaatgtaccttATCTTGTATCGCTTAATAGTGAAGCATATAAGGGACATTTCTGTGCTGGTTCCCTTATAACACCCAAGTGGGTATTAACAGCGGCGCACTGCGTACAAACGGTGACTGCTGATGATATTACTGTGCGAGCTGGTTCGAGCCACAGAAATAAAGGTGGGGAAGCTCGCAAAGTGAAACGCATATTAGAACATGACGACTACCAACGGAAATACGAGAAAGACTTCGATTTCGCACTTTTGGAATTGACAGACGAATTTCCCATGACGCGGAAAATTTCCACAATTAAACTAGCCTCTCAATTGGATAAGTACTACAGTAACGAAATGTGCAAAGTTTCGGGTTGGGGCTTAAATAAAGATAAAACAGAGAAACACCAACCGCTGAAGTCGGCTATGGTTCCGCTCCAAAGCACCGAACTATGTAAAACACAACACTTCCCTAAAAAAATCACTGTCTCCATGATGTGTGCTGGTGGGGATGGAAATGATGCCTGCCAAGGAGACTCCGGAGGTCCGTTGGTTTGTAATGCGAAGCTAGTCGGAGTCGTCTCGTGGGGAAAAGGATGCGGTATAGAAGAATTTTTTGGCGTTTATGGGTCCGTTAGTATGATACGGATATGGATAAACCAGGAAACGGGTGCTTG GATTAAGCTTGCCATTTGTAGGATGAGCAGTTCTCTAATAACGTACATCTGGTTCGTGCTATTTATGTTTAGCGTTGTAAATGATGgtagttttgttttttgttcaGAATTCAGAATTGTTGGTGGAAGGCTAAACCGTATAAATAATCTACCTTACCTTGTATCGCTGAACAGTGAAGCATACGAGGGTCATTTCTGTGGAGGTACACTTATAACGCCCATCTGGGTACTAACAGCGGCGCACTGCTTACAATCAGTGACTCCCGATGATATTACAGTACGAGCTGGTTCTACTCATAGAAATAAAGGCGGACTGACTCGCAAGGTGAAGCGCATAATAATTCACAAGGACTACCAACGGCTCATCGAGAAAGACTACGATTTCGCTCTGTTGGAATTGAAAGACGCATTCCCTATGACGCATAAGATTTCTACAATTAAGTTAGCATCTAGTATGGATTCATACTACAAGGGTGAAATGTGCAAAGTTTCGGGCTGGGGTACAACAAAAGATGAAAAACAGTCGCAACAACCGTTGAAAACTGCCATGGTTCCGCTGCAAAACACGGATGTTTGTAGAGCACAACACGCGCCTAAACAAATCACTGACTCTATGTTTTGTGCTGGAGGCAATGGAAACGATGCCTGCCAAGGAGACTCCGGAGGTCCGTTGGTTTGCGAGGAAAAACTTGTTGGAGTCGTCTCCTGGGGTAAAGGATGCGGTTTGAAGGATTGGTACGGTGTTTATGCTGCTATTACAATGGTGCGGGTATGGATAAATCAAGAAACGG CGAATTTGGAACTGTTATTGAAGATGAGTTCTTCTTCAAAATGGTGTGGTTGGACAATTCGATACGTGTTCTGCATGCTTTTCATTGTAAATTGCTCTAGCTTTATTAAAACAGACAACAGAATCGTTGGTGGTAGGTTGGAATCAATTAAGAATGTTCCGTATGTTGTAGCGATTGGTAGTCCAATGTTCGGAGGACACTTTTGTGGCGGATCCATTATATCATCCAGTTGGGTACTGTCTGCTGCACACTGTTTCGAAGGCAAAAGACCAGAGGGTATTGTGATACGAGCAGGATCAGATTCTAAAAGTGAAGGTGGAACAGTACGCGGTCTGAAGCGCATTATAATGCACCCGGGGTTTTCTTATGCCACCAAAAACGATGATTTCGCTTTGTTGGAACTGTCAAGTGCATTACCCAGAGCAAGTGGAATTGCTCCCATAGAGCTATCTAAAATTACGGATCCTCATCATGCGGAAGAAGCCTGCAAAGTATCTGGCTGGGGTGAAACGGAAGACCCCCGACAGTCACATAAACCTCTAAAAACTGCTATCGTGAGGTTGATGAACACGCAACGTTGTAAGGCAGTGAACCATCCGGTGAAAATTTATGACGCCATGGTGTGCGCTGTCGCAAATGGTGGCGCTTCCTGTCAAGGAGATTCAGGTGGCCCGTtgaattgtggtgggaaactgTTCGGAGTTGTTTCCTGGAATAGGGGATGCACTTCTAGAAAATACCCTGGCGTTTATGCTACAGTGACTTCGGCAAGAAGCTGGATATTGCACAATACAGGAGTTTGa
- the LOC131681424 gene encoding trypsin-2-like: protein MSFSLKLSGWTIRYVLYTLFIVNYSGFVSSQDRIVGGRLDSIKNVPYLVSIGSPMFGGHFCGGSIISSTWLLSAAHCFEGIGPESIVIRAGSDSKSEGGTVRGLKRIIMHPEYSNVTKNDDFALLELSSALPTASGITPIELSKSADPHHAEEACKVSGWGVTKDPRQSHQPLKTGIVRLKNTQRCKEVYHPVKIYDAMVCAASKGVDACQGDSGGPLNCGGKLFAVVSWGKGCASKKYFGVYATVTSVRSWIWQNTGV, encoded by the coding sequence AtgagtttttctttaaaattgaGTGGTTGGACAATTCGATACGTGTTGTACACGCTTTTCATTGTAAATTATTCTGGTTTTGTTAGCTCACAAGATAGAATCGTCGGTGGTAGGTTAGACTCAATTAAGAATGTTCCGTATCTTGTATCGATTGGTAGTCCAATGTTCGGGGGACACTTTTGCGGCGGATCTATTATATCATCGACTTGGTTACTCTCTGCTGCACACTGTTTCGAAGGCATCGGACCAGAGAGTATTGTGATACGAGCAGGATCAGATTCTAAAAGTGAAGGTGGAACAGTACGCGGTCTGAAACGCATTATAATGCACCCGGAGTATTCCAATGTCACCAAAAACGATGATTTCGCTTTATTGGAACTGTCAAGCGCATTACCCACAGCAAGTGGAATTACACCCATCGAGCTATCTAAAAGTGCGGATCCTCATCATGCGGAAGAAGCCTGCAAAGTATCTGGCTGGGGTGTAACGAAAGACCCCCGACAGTCACATCAACCGCTAAAAACTGGTATTGTGAGGTTGAAGAATACCCAACGCTGCAAGGAAGTGTACCATCCGGTGAAAATTTATGACGCCATGGTGTGCGCTGCCTCAAAAGGTGTCGATGCCTGTCAAGGAGATTCAGGTGGCCCGTtgaattgtggtgggaaacttTTCGCAGTTGTTTCCTGGGGTAAAGGATGCGCATCTAAGAAGTACTTTGGTGTTTATGCAACTGTGACCTCGGTAAGAAGCTGGATATGGCAAAATACAGGAGTTTGA
- the LOC131684183 gene encoding trypsin-7-like gives MVSLSTHNNLLLCGGSLISKSWVLTSAFCFFDGIKPSDIIVRLGSNYSTVDGQTSTVEKLEIHRQFNVITRDNNFALVKLSRSFDNSPTIASIALREPFPELFVGQECFISGYGWTELNGATSADHRLRSASVIIINHASCVQENRPTKITTKTLCATAPGRDGCVGDSGGPMMCNGKLAAIISWGRGCAQGKSLGMYADPNDVRSWIQSYGITLS, from the coding sequence ATGGTCTCATTGTCGACACACAACAACCTTCTATTGTGCGGAGGATCACTTATCTCCAAAAGTTGGGTTCTGACTTCAGCGTTTTGTTTTTTCGACGGTATCAAACCAAGCGACATTATTGTCCGACTAGGATCGAATTATTCCACGGTCGATGGCCAGACATCGACCGTGGAAAAACTAGAGATTCATAGACAGTTTAACGTGATCACCAGAGATAACAACTTCGCATTAGTCAAGTTATCTAGAAGTTTCGACAATAGTCCAACAATAGCCTCTATTGCACTGAGAGAACCATTCCCCGAACTGTTTGTAGGTCAGGAATGCTTTATTTCGGGTTACGGATGGACGGAACTCAACGGAGCTACTTCAGCAGATCATCGTCTAAGAAGTGCTTCAGTGATAATCATCAACCATGCCAGCTGCGTTCAAGAAAACCGTCCCACTAAAATCACCACTAAGACGCTCTGTGCCACTGCACCTGGAAGAGATGGATGTGTGGGAGATTCCGGTGGGCCAATGATGTGTAATGGGAAACTCGCCGCTATCATTTCCTGGGGTAGAGGTTGTGCACAAGGCAAATCATTGGGAATGTACGCTGACCCGAATGATGTCAGAAGTTGGATTCAGAGCTATGGAATTACGCTTTCATGA